One window of Stenotrophomonas indicatrix genomic DNA carries:
- a CDS encoding long-chain fatty acid--CoA ligase — MSLDRPWLQSYPKGVPAEIDVNEFHSVVSVFDASVAKYRDRPAYSSFGKTLTYGETDALVEQFAAYLLGELKLKKGDRVALMMPNCLQYPVATFGVLRAGLTVVNVNPLYTARELKHQLVDAGVAAIVVVDNFGDTVEQVIADTPVKHVVTTGLGDLLGTKGAIVNFVLKYIKKMVPNYHLKGAIRFKQALKLGSRHTLPKVEIDHDDVAFLQYTGGTTGVAKGAMLTNRNLIANMQQASAWISASGIEMGKEWIITALPLYHIFALTANGLVFMKFGGCNHLITNPRDMKGFVKELKSVRFTAITGVNTLFNGLLNTPGFDTVDFSSLKVTLGGGMAVQRAVAERWKKTTGVTLVEAYGLTETSPAACINPLTLAEYNGSIGLPIPSTDACIKDDNGNILALGEVGELCIRGPQVMKGYWQRPDETAKAIDADDWLHTGDMAKMDEHGFFYIVDRKKDMILVSGFNVYPNEVEDVIAMMPGVLEVAAVGVPDEKSGEVVKVVIVKKDPNLTAEMVKEHARANLTGYKHPRIVEFRKELPKTNVGKILRRELRDTPAP, encoded by the coding sequence ATGAGTCTGGATCGTCCCTGGCTGCAGAGCTATCCGAAAGGCGTTCCCGCCGAAATCGACGTCAACGAGTTCCATTCGGTGGTTTCGGTCTTCGACGCCTCCGTCGCGAAGTACCGCGACCGACCGGCCTACTCCAGTTTCGGCAAGACCCTCACCTACGGTGAGACCGACGCCCTGGTCGAACAGTTCGCCGCTTACCTGCTGGGCGAGTTGAAGCTCAAGAAGGGCGACCGCGTCGCCCTGATGATGCCCAACTGCCTGCAATACCCGGTGGCGACCTTCGGCGTGCTGCGTGCCGGCTTGACCGTGGTCAACGTCAACCCGCTGTACACCGCGCGCGAGCTGAAGCATCAGCTGGTCGATGCCGGGGTGGCCGCGATCGTGGTGGTGGACAACTTCGGCGACACCGTCGAACAGGTCATCGCCGATACGCCGGTCAAGCATGTGGTCACCACCGGCCTGGGTGACCTGCTCGGCACCAAGGGCGCGATCGTCAACTTCGTGCTCAAGTACATCAAGAAGATGGTGCCCAACTACCATCTGAAGGGCGCGATCCGCTTCAAGCAGGCGCTCAAGCTGGGCAGCCGCCACACCCTGCCGAAGGTCGAGATCGACCACGACGACGTGGCGTTCCTGCAGTACACCGGCGGCACCACCGGTGTGGCCAAGGGCGCGATGCTGACCAACCGCAACCTGATTGCCAACATGCAGCAGGCCTCGGCCTGGATCAGCGCATCGGGCATCGAGATGGGCAAGGAATGGATCATCACCGCCCTGCCGCTGTACCACATCTTCGCGTTGACGGCGAACGGCCTGGTCTTCATGAAGTTCGGTGGCTGCAACCACCTCATCACCAACCCGCGTGACATGAAGGGCTTCGTCAAGGAGCTCAAATCGGTGCGCTTCACCGCGATCACCGGCGTCAACACGCTGTTCAACGGCCTGCTCAACACCCCCGGCTTCGACACCGTCGATTTCTCCTCGCTGAAGGTGACCCTGGGCGGCGGCATGGCCGTGCAGCGCGCGGTCGCCGAGCGCTGGAAGAAGACCACCGGCGTCACCCTGGTCGAGGCCTACGGCCTGACCGAGACCTCACCGGCGGCCTGCATCAACCCGCTTACCCTGGCCGAGTACAACGGCTCGATCGGCCTGCCGATTCCGTCCACCGATGCCTGCATCAAGGACGACAACGGCAACATCCTTGCGCTGGGTGAAGTGGGCGAACTGTGCATCCGCGGCCCGCAGGTGATGAAGGGCTACTGGCAGCGCCCGGATGAAACCGCCAAGGCCATCGACGCCGACGACTGGCTGCACACCGGTGACATGGCGAAGATGGACGAGCACGGCTTCTTCTACATCGTCGACCGCAAGAAGGACATGATCCTGGTGTCCGGCTTCAACGTGTACCCCAATGAAGTCGAAGACGTGATCGCGATGATGCCGGGCGTGCTGGAAGTGGCCGCAGTGGGCGTACCGGACGAGAAGTCCGGCGAGGTGGTCAAGGTGGTCATCGTCAAGAAGGACCCGAACCTGACCGCCGAGATGGTCAAGGAACACGCCCGGGCCAACCTGACCGGCTACAAGCACCCCAGAATCGTTGAATTCCGAAAAGAGCTGCCGAAGACCAACGTCGGCAAGATCCTGCGTCGCGAACTCCGCGATACGCCCGCCCCGTAA